In Bacteroidota bacterium, a single genomic region encodes these proteins:
- a CDS encoding WbqC family protein yields the protein MKVVILQSNYIPWKGYFDLIHDADVFVFYDEVQYTKNDWRNRNKIYTKNGLQWLTIPISAEATKQKISEVKLNSNWQKLHFKTLQNGYQSAPFYFQLEELMEDYLVKNNWQTLSELNQYLITRISSKIGIHTQFKNSVDFNLEGNRVERLLSLLQRLGANEYITGPGASIYLADYSTLFSSNNILLTFKKYPDYKPYKQFEQPFASPVSILDLIAHVSYDKINEHIWES from the coding sequence TTGAAAGTAGTAATTCTACAATCCAACTATATTCCCTGGAAAGGTTATTTTGACCTGATTCACGATGCGGATGTATTTGTGTTTTATGACGAAGTGCAGTACACCAAAAACGACTGGCGTAACCGAAATAAAATCTATACCAAGAATGGATTGCAATGGTTAACGATTCCGATATCAGCGGAAGCAACGAAACAAAAAATAAGTGAAGTGAAATTAAACTCAAACTGGCAAAAATTACATTTCAAAACGCTTCAAAATGGATATCAATCCGCCCCTTTTTATTTTCAACTGGAAGAATTAATGGAAGATTATTTGGTGAAAAATAATTGGCAAACACTCAGCGAACTAAATCAATATTTGATAACAAGAATTAGCAGTAAAATTGGAATACACACACAGTTCAAAAATTCAGTTGATTTTAATCTGGAAGGAAATAGGGTGGAGCGTTTGCTTTCCTTGTTGCAACGGTTGGGAGCAAACGAATATATAACAGGACCTGGTGCATCAATATATTTAGCAGATTATTCAACACTATTTTCTTCAAATAATATTTTGTTGACCTTTAAAAAGTATCCGGATTATAAGCCTTACAAACAATTTGAACAACCATTTGCTTCACCTGTTTCAATTCTCGATTTAATTGCACATGTTTCTTATGATAAAATTAATGAGCATATTTGGGAAAGCTGA